A part of Aegilops tauschii subsp. strangulata cultivar AL8/78 chromosome 2, Aet v6.0, whole genome shotgun sequence genomic DNA contains:
- the LOC109773759 gene encoding uncharacterized protein translates to MRTSLPVRAGLLSVLMTRVLMSSCTIFNWNVRGLNDRARIATVRSLIDQTRCSLVCLWETKREVFPSLEVSETVGPRLAGHAILPATGTRGGILLAWDTDLFHVSNTDLSPFAITITLNPRTGDAPWSITTVYGPCEEDARLLFLADLARICAVTPGPWVIVGDFNLIYEARDKNNSNLNIRMMRRFRDALNNSELKEIKLSRRRFTWSNEQADPTLVRLDRAFCDTAWDLRFSNARLQPLATAMSDHCPLLLTCERTPRRSPRFRFEAFWTHIEGFREVITSAWNQPCPPLNALGRLDYKLKREARALKLWQKNCIGDIRLQFLMAQDTLLLLDAAQESRLLDRCRKNFIAQLSTPTAIATDQAHKEQVAKEYFTSIIGTPAAAVADFEWAGLDLPRLNLTELEAPFSADEIIINAIKDLPGDRAPRPDGFYESFFKATVDIIISDLLLVFQQLYQLNPRGLDRMNGAHVVLIPKVDGANALSDYRPISLLHSVAKLFLKVLAMRLAKRLPELVLPGQSAFTKGCSIQDNFLFVQGLARHFRRTKRPMLFLKLDIAKAFDMLAWPYLLNMLRARGFGEWWCEWIAMILSSASSRVIINGCAGDPIHHAKGVRQGDPISPSLFILAMEPLQRLIEKAVESNLLSQLRGRIPPVRVSLYADDVALFINPVKDELVVLKSILSAFGDVTGLRVNFAKSSVIPIRCDGLDMQDIVAPFGARVAAMPTRFLGLPLSLRKLRKIDYQPLLDKIRARLSGLVRKSISCVEHGYGVAMRVVMAVTDCLYSTMGGTPNAMLHDRPLAVCHGNSLQLGNGRKACFWLDAWLEGQAPCLIAPDIFNITACKHRTVASTLTDGHWIRDLQGRITADTLPSFVALWTKVAAAAPLVATEIDSFEWRFSTNGCYSAHSAYMLQFTGSVAYGAMSMIWRTWAPAKHKFFAWLLAQKGS, encoded by the exons ATGCGCACGTCGCTCCCTGTTCGAGCTGGCCTGCTTTCTGTGTTGATGACACGTGTCCTGATGAGTAGCTGCACCATTTTCAACTGGAATGTGCGGGGCCTCAACGACCGTGCGCGGATAGCAACTGTGCGATCACTCATTGATCAGACCCGTTGCTCTCTTGTGTGCCTGTGGGAGACCAAGCGGGAGGTGTTTCCCTCCCTTGAAGTTTCTGAAACTGTTGGGCCTCGGCTTGCTGGTCACGCCATCCTTCCAGCAACAGGGACAAGGGGAGGTATCCTGCTCGCCTGGGACACCGATCTGTTTCATGTCTCAAACACTGATCTTTCCCCCTTCGCCATAACAATTACACTAAATCCTCGCACGGGTGATGCCCCATGGTCGATCACCACGGTCTATGGGCCCTGTGAGGAAGATGCCAGGCTGCTCTTTTTAGCTGATCTTGCACGAATCTGTGCTGTCACTCCTGGGCCATGGGTAATTGTTGGAGATTTTAACCTCATTTATGAGGCGCGAGACAAGAACAACTCCAATCTGAATATCCGGATGATGAGACGCTTCCGTGATGCACTAAACAATAGCGAGCTCAAAGAGATCAAATTATCTAGGCGTCGTTTCACCTGGTCCAATGAACAGGCCGACCCCACGCTGGTCCGCCTTGACAGAGCATTCTGTGACACGGCTTGGGACCTGAGATTTTCCAATGCAAGATTGCAACCATTAGCCACGGCTATGTCCGACCACTGTCCGTTGCTTCTGACCTGTGAAAGAACGCCACGAAGATCGCCGCGTTTCCGTTTTGAGGCTTTCTGGACCCATATTGAAGGGTTCAGAGAGGTGATTACCTCTGCTTGGAATCAGCCATGCCCCCCGCTCAACGCCCTTGGGCGGCTGGACTACAAGCTCAAACGAGAGGCGCGCGCCCTCAAGCTTTGGCAGAAAAATTGCATTGGAGACATTAGACTGCAGTTTCTTATGGCACAGGATACACTTCTCCTTCTCGACGCCGCGCAAGAGTCCAGACTCTTGGA CCGATGCCGTAAAAACTTCATAGCCCAGCTCAGTACACCTACGGCCATCGCCACGGATCAGGCTCACAAGGAGCAGGTGGCCAAAGAGTATTTCACAAGCATCATTGGCACACCGGCGGCAGCGGTGGCGGATTTTGAATGGGCGGGCCTGGATTTGCCGCGGCTGAACCTTACTGAACTTGAAGCCCCGTTCTCAGCGGACGAGATTATAATAAATGCAATAAAGGACCTGCCGGGTGACCGTGCTCCTAGACCGGACGGTTTTTATGAATCCTTTTTCAAGGCAACTGTTGACATCATCATCTCTGATCTCCTGCTCGTGTTTCAACAACTATATCAGCTAAACCCTCGTGGCCTGGATAGAATGAATGGGGCTCACGTTGTCTTAATTCCTAAAGTGGATGGAGCAAATGCACTGTCAGATTATCGACCGATCAGTCTGCTGCACAGCGTTGCCAAGCTATTTCTCAAGGTTCTGGCGATGCGTCTCGCTAAGCGTCTCCCGGAACTTGTCTTGCCAGGACAGAGCGCGTTTACCAAAGGATGTAGCATCCAAGACAACTTTCTGTTCGTTCAAGGATTGGCTCGCCACTTCCGTCGGACTAAACGCCCTATGCTTTTTCTGAAGCTGGATATTGCCAAAGCTTTTGATATGCTGGCCTGGCCCTACCTGCTAAACATGTTGAGGGCACGGGGTTTTGGTGAGTGGTGGTGTGAATGGATCGCTATGATCCTTTCCTCGGCATCCTCGCGAGTGATCATCAACGGATGCGCTGGAGACCCAATTCACCATGCCAAGGGAGTTCGTCAGGGTGACCCCATCTCCCCTTCCCTATTCATCCTGGCCATGGAGCCTTTACAACGTCTCATCGAAAAGGCGGTTGAAAGCAACCTGCTCTCGCAGCTGCGAGGTAGAATTCCACCGGTGCGCGTCTCCTTATATGCTGACGATGTGGCCCTCTTCATCAACCCTGTAAAGGATGAACTGGTGGTACTCAAATCCATTCTCTCCGCTTTCGGTGATGTGACGGGACTGCGGGTAAACTTTGCGAAGAGCTCTGTGATCCCCATCAGGTGCGATGGGCTAGATATGCAGGACATAGTCGCCCCTTTCGGCGCCCGTGTCGCTGCCATGCCAACCCGGTTCCTGGGATTACCACTCTCCCTCAGGAAGCTGCGCAAGATTGATTATCAGCCGTTGCTGGACAAAATTCGGGCGCGCCTG TCTGGGCTCGTAAGGAAATCGATAAGTTGCGTCGAGCATGGCTATGGCGTGGCGATGAGAGTTGTCATGGCGGTCACT GACTGCCTCTACTCGACCATGGGTGGGACTCCCAACGCCATGCTCCATGACCGACCACTTGCTGTTTGCCATGGCAACTCGCTGCAGCTTGGAAATGGGCGAAAGGCGTGCTTCTGGCTTGATGCATGGTTGGAGGGGCAAGCCCCATGCCTCATCGCCCCCGACATCTTCAATATTACTGCCTGCAAGCACCGGACGGTGGCTTCTACCCTCACTGACGGCCATTGGATACGGGACCTGCAAGGGCGTATCACGGCTGACACCCTTCCATCCTTTGTCGCGCTCTGGACAAAGGTAGCTGCCGCGGCACCTCTCGTTGCGACCGAGATCGACTCCTTCGAATGGCGTTTTTCGACAAATGGATGCTACTCCGCGCACTCGGCGTACATGCTGCAGTTCACGGGCTCTGTGGCTTACGGAGCGATGTCCATGATTTggagaacttgggcgccggcGAAGCACAAGTTTTTTGCCTGGCTTCTTGCGCAAAAAGGATCATGA